In Microbacterium foliorum, the following proteins share a genomic window:
- a CDS encoding MFS transporter permease: protein MWLRQAFFRWLIPAAFLLPLWLLVGWGVFQGGWAILWVLFIAVPSVFIGQLLLTLLTRSRPSVRVERAVSWWDVAGFTLWHGLTIAVGCFIDGAFGWMLAAAVVVGIGLFWLQLWQLWNEAKGSGARIRETIAWSSVPGVDEPAPETRAHEVIVVREKDSRD from the coding sequence ATGTGGTTGCGTCAGGCGTTCTTCCGGTGGCTGATTCCGGCCGCTTTCCTGCTGCCGCTCTGGCTGCTCGTGGGTTGGGGCGTCTTCCAGGGCGGGTGGGCGATTCTGTGGGTGCTGTTCATCGCCGTGCCCTCGGTCTTCATCGGTCAGCTGCTTCTCACGCTCCTGACTCGCTCCCGTCCGTCGGTGCGCGTCGAGCGGGCGGTCTCCTGGTGGGACGTCGCCGGTTTCACGCTCTGGCACGGGTTGACCATCGCGGTCGGATGCTTCATCGACGGCGCCTTCGGCTGGATGCTCGCGGCAGCGGTGGTGGTCGGCATCGGCCTGTTCTGGCTGCAGCTCTGGCAGCTGTGGAACGAGGCGAAGGGGAGCGGAGCTCGAATCCGCGAGACCATCGCGTGGTCCTCCGTGCCCGGCGTCGATGAGCCGGCGCCCGAGACCCGCGCGCACGAAGTCATCGTCGTCCGCGAGAAGGACTCTCGGGACTGA
- the rimM gene encoding ribosome maturation factor RimM (Essential for efficient processing of 16S rRNA), with protein MTDVVSTDRNQGKNQLRVGRLVKAHGLKGALKLELYTDNPERRFTPGAEFTLQVPEASPWHGKTVVVREYRVMNGNPVVFFKDVDDREGAETLVRAILWIDQDNDEVEDNAWFDHQLTGLDVVRDGVVVGKVARVEHFPAQDLLIVRSGEQDIMVPFVEAIVPTVDLSAGRVIVTPPTGLFEELPDASEATEAGESSDSDATS; from the coding sequence ATGACTGACGTGGTGTCGACAGACCGCAACCAGGGCAAGAATCAGCTGCGTGTCGGGCGCCTCGTCAAGGCCCACGGCCTCAAGGGCGCTCTCAAGCTGGAGCTCTACACCGACAACCCCGAGCGGCGTTTCACTCCGGGGGCCGAGTTCACGTTGCAGGTGCCTGAGGCATCTCCGTGGCATGGCAAGACGGTCGTCGTCCGCGAATACCGGGTGATGAACGGCAACCCCGTCGTGTTCTTCAAGGACGTCGACGATCGCGAGGGTGCAGAGACCCTCGTCCGGGCGATCCTCTGGATCGATCAGGACAACGACGAGGTCGAGGACAACGCGTGGTTCGACCACCAGCTCACAGGGCTCGACGTGGTCCGCGACGGAGTCGTGGTGGGCAAGGTCGCTCGGGTCGAGCATTTCCCGGCGCAGGATCTGCTCATCGTCAGGTCGGGCGAGCAGGACATCATGGTTCCGTTCGTCGAGGCGATCGTTCCGACGGTCGACCTCAGCGCCGGACGCGTCATCGTGACGCCGCCCACCGGGCTCTTCGAAGAGCTTCCCGACGCTTCCGAGGCGACGGAGGCGGGGGAGTCCTCGGACTCCGACGCCACCAGCTGA
- a CDS encoding glutamate--cysteine ligase, which yields MKLDFASSARSTVGLEWEIMLADPVSGDLVGRAPELLSALEHESADERHTVTGELLTNTIEVTSGIGDSVGHAVDDIANAISAVRTATDPAGIELLSAGSHPFAQWYQQEVTDKTRYHTLIERTQWWGRNMMIWGIHVHIGVENQRKVIPIINSLAAYLPHLQALAASSPFWAGERTGYASNRALVFQQLPTAGLPWPLNDWSEYEAYLDDMVRTGVMADATEVRWDIRPAPRWGTIEVRACDGLSTLPELAAVAALVQVLVEHLSRQIDEGRTLAQMPAWYHRENKWRAARYGLDARVIVDSAGTQRPVREHLSEVLEDLAPVAVELGCGREFGSIETILTNGASYERQLTIANATGGDLGAVVQHLIREFRSGPESSTDEP from the coding sequence GTGAAGCTCGATTTCGCCTCATCGGCCCGGTCCACCGTAGGCCTCGAATGGGAGATCATGCTCGCCGATCCGGTGAGCGGTGATCTCGTAGGCCGCGCCCCCGAGCTGCTGTCGGCTCTCGAGCACGAGAGCGCCGACGAACGTCATACGGTCACAGGTGAACTGCTCACCAACACGATCGAGGTCACCAGTGGCATCGGTGACTCGGTGGGCCACGCGGTCGACGACATCGCCAATGCGATCTCGGCCGTGCGCACGGCGACGGATCCGGCCGGCATCGAACTTCTCTCCGCAGGCAGTCACCCCTTCGCGCAGTGGTATCAGCAGGAAGTGACCGACAAGACCCGCTACCACACCCTGATCGAACGCACCCAATGGTGGGGGCGCAACATGATGATCTGGGGAATCCACGTGCACATCGGCGTCGAGAACCAGCGCAAGGTCATCCCCATCATCAATTCCCTCGCGGCCTATCTCCCGCATCTGCAGGCGCTTGCCGCGTCGAGTCCGTTCTGGGCCGGTGAGCGCACCGGGTACGCGTCCAACCGTGCCCTCGTCTTTCAGCAGCTGCCCACCGCCGGACTCCCCTGGCCCCTGAACGACTGGTCCGAGTATGAGGCCTACCTCGACGACATGGTGCGCACCGGCGTGATGGCCGATGCCACCGAGGTGCGCTGGGACATCCGGCCGGCTCCTCGATGGGGAACCATCGAAGTGCGCGCCTGCGACGGCCTCTCGACCCTGCCGGAACTGGCAGCGGTGGCCGCCCTCGTGCAGGTCCTGGTGGAGCATCTCTCGCGGCAGATCGATGAGGGTCGAACTCTCGCGCAGATGCCGGCCTGGTACCACCGTGAGAACAAGTGGCGCGCAGCACGCTACGGCCTCGACGCCCGCGTGATCGTGGACTCGGCGGGAACGCAGAGGCCCGTGCGGGAACACCTGTCCGAGGTGCTCGAAGACCTCGCACCCGTCGCGGTCGAACTCGGATGCGGGCGGGAGTTCGGCAGCATCGAGACGATACTCACGAACGGCGCGAGCTACGAGCGGCAGCTGACGATCGCGAACGCGACGGGCGGCGACCTCGGTGCGGTCGTGCAGCACCTGATCCGGGAGTTCCGTTCGGGCCCCGAATCATCGACCGACGAGCCGTAG
- the map gene encoding type I methionyl aminopeptidase, protein MIELRTPAEIDEMRAAGRFVAETLATLRDETKVGTNLLSIDRRAHDMIRKAGAESCYIDYHPSFGASPFGKVICTSINDAVLHGLPHDYTLRDGDLVSLDFAVSVDGWVADSALSFVVGTPREEDLRLIDTTERALEAAIDAAVVGKRIGDISAAIAAVSHGEGYSINTDFGGHGVGRIMHGDPHVPNDGRAGRGFPLREGLVFALEPWLLETTDELVTDPDGWTLRSVDGSRGAHSEHTVAVTADGPVILTDRSFLGVR, encoded by the coding sequence ATGATCGAACTGCGCACCCCTGCCGAGATCGACGAGATGCGCGCCGCCGGTCGCTTCGTGGCTGAGACCCTGGCAACCTTGCGCGACGAGACGAAGGTCGGCACGAATCTGCTGTCGATCGATCGCCGAGCGCACGACATGATCCGCAAGGCCGGAGCGGAGTCGTGCTATATCGACTACCACCCGTCCTTCGGCGCCAGCCCGTTCGGCAAAGTGATCTGCACGTCGATCAACGACGCGGTGCTCCACGGGCTCCCCCATGACTACACGCTCCGTGACGGCGACCTGGTCTCCCTGGACTTCGCAGTGTCCGTCGACGGCTGGGTGGCGGACTCGGCCCTCTCGTTCGTCGTGGGCACCCCGCGCGAGGAAGACCTTCGCCTCATCGACACGACCGAGCGCGCACTCGAGGCGGCGATCGACGCAGCGGTCGTCGGCAAGCGAATCGGCGACATCTCTGCCGCCATCGCCGCGGTGTCGCACGGCGAGGGGTACTCGATCAACACCGATTTCGGCGGACACGGTGTGGGGCGCATCATGCACGGCGACCCGCACGTTCCCAACGACGGTCGGGCCGGGCGCGGATTCCCGCTGCGCGAGGGCCTGGTGTTCGCCCTCGAGCCGTGGCTACTCGAGACGACAGACGAACTCGTGACCGACCCGGATGGCTGGACTCTTCGGAGCGTCGACGGATCCAGGGGCGCTCATTCAGAGCACACCGTCGCGGTGACGGCGGACGGCCCCGTCATCCTCACCGACAGGTCGTTCCTCGGCGTCCGCTGA
- the trmD gene encoding tRNA (guanosine(37)-N1)-methyltransferase TrmD produces MRIDVLSIFPSYFDGLTLSLLGKAQSAGILDLRVRDLRDWTSDRHRTVDDTPYGGGAGMVMKPEPWGLALDDLASSDLSGEGRPPTIIFPSPAGEVFTQATARDLSTRDHLIFGCGRYEGIDERVFEYAASLGEVRLISLGDYVLNGGEVATMAMIEAIGRLIPGVVGNPESLVEESHEDGLLEYPSYTKPSVWRERPVPEVLLSGNHAVIASWRRDQQIERTRRRRPDLLPDDEN; encoded by the coding sequence GTGCGCATCGACGTCCTCTCGATCTTCCCGTCGTACTTCGACGGCCTGACGCTCTCCCTGCTCGGCAAGGCGCAGAGCGCAGGCATCCTCGACCTGCGCGTCCGAGACCTCCGGGACTGGACCTCTGACCGTCACCGCACCGTGGACGACACCCCGTACGGGGGCGGAGCGGGGATGGTCATGAAGCCGGAGCCCTGGGGCCTCGCGCTCGACGATCTCGCGTCGTCGGATCTCTCCGGCGAGGGGCGGCCGCCGACGATCATCTTCCCCTCTCCCGCTGGCGAGGTCTTCACTCAGGCCACGGCTCGTGACCTCAGCACCCGCGATCACCTCATCTTCGGATGCGGTCGGTACGAGGGCATCGACGAGCGGGTCTTCGAATATGCGGCGTCGCTCGGAGAGGTACGACTCATCAGCCTCGGCGACTACGTCCTCAATGGCGGAGAAGTCGCGACCATGGCGATGATCGAGGCCATCGGTCGACTGATCCCGGGCGTCGTGGGCAATCCGGAGAGCCTGGTCGAGGAATCGCACGAAGACGGGCTTCTGGAGTACCCGTCCTACACGAAGCCGTCGGTGTGGCGAGAGCGGCCGGTGCCCGAGGTGCTGTTGAGCGGCAATCATGCCGTGATCGCCTCCTGGCGCCGCGATCAGCAGATCGAGCGGACGCGTCGCCGTCGCCCGGATCTGCTGCCGGACGACGAGAACTAG
- a CDS encoding histidine phosphatase family protein, with protein sequence MPDHLFLVRHGQTRWNLEHRLQGQLDSPLTEDGIRQAQSIGERVVGRGITTVCSSPLGRARQTAVIIADRIGAELVEIAELAELDHGEMAGMTWDEIDQRYPGAREDRAANRYGWAFPGGESYAQARERARRALSSCGWASTGVPLLVSHEMLGRLLRADLRGLDAISALSLRHPQDVVFEIDGGTERML encoded by the coding sequence GTGCCAGATCATCTGTTCCTGGTGCGGCACGGGCAGACCCGATGGAATCTGGAGCACCGGCTGCAGGGACAGCTCGACTCGCCCCTGACCGAGGACGGCATCAGACAGGCGCAGAGCATTGGCGAGCGGGTCGTCGGTCGCGGCATCACGACCGTCTGCTCCAGCCCGCTGGGCCGCGCACGACAGACCGCGGTGATCATCGCCGATCGGATCGGCGCAGAACTCGTCGAGATCGCGGAACTCGCCGAGCTCGATCACGGAGAGATGGCGGGCATGACCTGGGATGAGATCGATCAGCGATACCCCGGGGCGCGTGAGGACAGGGCGGCGAACCGCTACGGCTGGGCTTTTCCCGGAGGTGAGAGCTACGCCCAGGCGAGAGAACGGGCCCGCCGGGCGCTGTCATCGTGCGGATGGGCTTCGACGGGTGTTCCTCTGCTCGTCAGTCACGAGATGCTCGGCCGACTGCTGCGAGCAGACCTCCGAGGATTGGACGCCATCTCCGCGTTGTCGCTGAGGCACCCGCAGGACGTCGTGTTCGAGATCGACGGAGGAACGGAGCGGATGCTCTAG
- a CDS encoding RNA-binding protein, giving the protein MLAAALEHIVKGIVDHPEDVRINASTSPRGDLLEVRVHPDDRGRVIGRGGRTAKALRTLISALADGRRVRVDVADD; this is encoded by the coding sequence GTGCTCGCCGCCGCGCTCGAACACATCGTCAAGGGGATCGTCGATCACCCCGAGGATGTCCGAATCAACGCTTCCACCTCGCCGCGAGGCGATCTCCTCGAGGTGCGCGTGCACCCCGACGACCGTGGACGCGTGATCGGGCGCGGCGGCCGCACCGCGAAAGCACTGCGTACGCTCATCTCCGCTCTTGCAGACGGGCGTCGTGTCCGTGTCGATGTCGCGGATGACTGA
- a CDS encoding class I SAM-dependent methyltransferase, translating into MVDEVLAKSFTLTGADYDRYRPGFPPAAADMVMPPTVRTALDLAAGTGKFTELLVGRAQRVIAVEPSESMLEILRSKLPEVEAYLGSAERIPVESGVADIVTVAQAFHWFDEDAACAEISRVLRPGGTLGLVWNRFDPMCGWDRAAHRIAHPGLASASADADADAAVATSTAADELPGFDFVRREQIHSTERIRRAAYLGRWSTVSTFLVADEFARTEMFDAIEAVLDSDPETRDREEYDLPIVTDVFVYRRT; encoded by the coding sequence ATGGTCGACGAGGTGCTGGCGAAATCGTTCACTCTCACCGGTGCGGACTACGACCGCTACCGTCCGGGCTTTCCGCCGGCTGCAGCCGACATGGTGATGCCTCCCACCGTGCGCACGGCGCTCGACCTCGCTGCAGGCACGGGGAAGTTCACGGAACTGCTCGTGGGACGAGCACAGCGCGTCATCGCGGTCGAGCCCTCGGAGTCGATGCTCGAGATCCTGCGGTCGAAGCTCCCGGAGGTCGAGGCGTATCTCGGCAGCGCGGAGCGCATACCGGTGGAGTCCGGGGTCGCTGACATCGTGACGGTCGCGCAGGCTTTCCACTGGTTCGACGAGGACGCCGCGTGCGCGGAGATCTCGCGAGTGCTCAGACCGGGCGGAACGCTCGGCCTCGTCTGGAACCGGTTCGATCCGATGTGCGGGTGGGATAGAGCGGCTCACCGGATCGCGCACCCTGGGCTCGCGAGCGCGAGCGCGGACGCGGACGCGGACGCAGCCGTCGCCACGAGCACTGCGGCGGACGAGCTCCCCGGCTTCGACTTCGTGCGTCGCGAGCAGATCCACTCGACGGAGCGGATTCGACGCGCCGCGTACCTCGGTCGCTGGTCGACGGTCAGCACGTTCCTCGTCGCCGACGAGTTCGCACGCACCGAGATGTTCGACGCCATCGAGGCGGTGCTGGATTCGGATCCCGAAACACGCGACCGTGAAGAGTACGACCTGCCGATCGTTACGGATGTGTTCGTCTACCGCCGCACATGA
- the rpsP gene encoding 30S ribosomal protein S16 has product MAVKIRLKRLGKIRAPYYRIVVADSKTKRDGRVIEEIGKYHPTEEPSFIEIDSDRAQYWLSVGAQPTEQVAALLKITGDWGKFKGDKDAKSTLKVKEPKVPFEIDASKKSVVKPKVEKKTEAPAKADAEAAEAPAADAE; this is encoded by the coding sequence GTGGCTGTCAAGATTCGTCTCAAGCGCCTGGGCAAGATCCGTGCGCCGTACTACCGCATCGTCGTCGCCGACTCGAAGACCAAGCGCGATGGTCGCGTGATCGAGGAGATCGGCAAGTACCACCCCACCGAGGAGCCCTCGTTCATCGAGATCGACTCCGACCGTGCGCAGTACTGGCTCTCCGTCGGCGCACAGCCGACCGAGCAGGTCGCAGCGCTGCTGAAGATCACGGGCGACTGGGGCAAGTTCAAGGGCGACAAGGACGCGAAGTCCACGCTCAAGGTCAAGGAGCCCAAGGTTCCGTTCGAGATCGACGCGTCCAAGAAGTCCGTCGTGAAGCCCAAGGTCGAGAAGAAGACCGAGGCTCCCGCCAAGGCCGACGCGGAGGCCGCTGAGGCTCCCGCCGCCGACGCCGAGTAA